From the Pseudobacteroides sp. genome, one window contains:
- a CDS encoding NHLP leader peptide family RiPP precursor, translating into MDLYGDKGRTVLAMLIARTWRDEEYKKGFLADPKEFLTAEGIDIPDCVSIKVLEDTNNVKYIPLAKNLDLDSNQDRLISLFKSITPIPEGKELRLVQSTQNTYYIVIPPPIPQDKLNNLCSILLTNLAVSEGVQTTYHDTTEAVEVETTEAAVSQTTEAVDAETTISVVAEFALVLI; encoded by the coding sequence ACTGTATTAGCTATGCTTATCGCCAGAACATGGAGAGATGAGGAATACAAAAAAGGGTTTCTTGCTGATCCTAAAGAGTTTCTCACAGCAGAAGGAATTGATATTCCTGATTGTGTAAGTATCAAAGTACTTGAAGACACAAATAATGTAAAGTATATACCGCTAGCTAAAAACTTGGATTTGGATTCTAACCAGGACCGTTTAATTTCGCTCTTTAAATCAATCACACCAATACCCGAGGGCAAAGAGTTGCGGCTGGTACAAAGCACTCAAAATACATATTACATAGTTATTCCTCCTCCAATTCCACAAGATAAATTAAATAATTTGTGCTCAATTCTCTTGACAAACCTTGCTGTATCAGAAGGTGTTCAGACAACATACCATGATACAACTGAAGCCGTAGAGGTTGAGACAACAGAAGCTGCAGTCTCACAAACAACAGAAGCCGTAGATGCTGAAACTACAATTAGTGTAGTTGCCGAATTTGCTCTTGTACTAATATAA